DNA sequence from the Salvia splendens isolate huo1 chromosome 19, SspV2, whole genome shotgun sequence genome:
ttgattgaaatcatgtgttgtttgtttggaatatttggtgaataatatgagtttatgtgcaaatatatgtatgaggaacttgtaagcatgattatgtgttttcgagcatgagaaATCGGTGTTTGcgtgatggaagatgaaaaccctattttcgaacttgaaccagaaatctgtgatgcacgaccagtggctTACGATCTGTGATTGACCCAGCAAACGAACtaattttgatataaaaaatttttctgagtaaacttcaaggtgttttctgggtctcgtgtaaatttcagccctttttatcgaaaaatgaattttaataaatttttgaagttgactgcgcaaagctgccagaaacttgagttctcgccatgaacgtttcgttttctgtttgactgatcaaatgacctccgattgatgcgATTCATGAACTATGTGAAATTTTGAAGTGTCTGCtaagtcgtgttaaattttcagcctttttgggcattggataaatttatggtgaatttttcaaatgaactgcgcaatactgtcagaaattgtatgttccgactagagagtttaatatgtgatatgactaactaaatgacgtgatttagGTGTGAAAATTGTCATGGAttaacttgaatgtgtcctctgtatcgtgaccaaaatttagcatcttttgaggtctggtgaatttatagtgatttttacaaaatggtcgcgcagttctgccagttttctgccttgttaaaatgacacttattttcttgtttaaaagtattatatgatacatgtatgtccaaggaacgtttttaaatgatgtgatcacgtgtgataaattgaaatgtgttacgatgtgttctcccatctttgtgacgtatgttgggtcgggaatttgagaaaaaaatgacgagagaatcgataggacatgcatagtaatatgttgttgtGGGAAGCTAactgtgttgtcattgacaagggtgttgtgtattcgtgaactcgaggatcgagagttgctaagttgggttgtgaattgctaagagaacgaggtgggctttcttttcaaacctctttacttttccgaaaaatattatgtggagatataagggtggtttaactgttatgtcatgccatgttgtttttgtatgagattgtgtgcctgatgtctagttcgtatgagtttactccgttaggctatatggctgtgttgtgaaacgaattcgggtccgagtagggcagtaaaccctatcgggctgtgtacactggtgggatcgtgagccgtccttgcaagtcggccggtctcgtgggcgaatagtgtggccacactttcgtcgcactgtgattgtgattgttggattgatgtgaaaagtggggagataaattgtctggccagacttgaatattttgtgtttttctcgtgatattttcttactacataaaactcgagatcactggtatggatgacataacttattaaatgttttcggcatgagcccattgagtacagcaagtactcagccctgcatattatttttcttatgtgcaggttgagcgggatgttgcggtggatgttgagctgtcttaagtacttaggatgcgttgtgtcttcatacataggcgttatccttgactctctttaaaccttttcttttccgctgctataatttgaactacgactcaagacttaatctttcctttatgttttgtgtttgaacatgtatggtggtgatgagttttaaacaagtgtttacgttgtcttttgagaACTTTATTCTTCAAGATTAAGTTAAGTGTTTCTTCTACTTTAGTTATTAGttgttgtatttcttaagtctaatttttcccgttgtcctttttaaaagtattttaccttatgtcttttcaaaaaaaattataaccttaaactctttaaactaagttgtttttcttcctttaagttaatcaagttgttctttttaaattgttatccatgcatgtcggtcacaatcgccgcgttgtggtaccccttgtatgggcggtcgtgacactttcccaagccggggggaagccaagaagaagaaggaagagcagGTGGaattcatggacatttttgggaaactagaaattaatctaccattcttgaaggctttgaaattgctagtgtttagcaagttcatcaaggaatttatagctggaaaggctagacccagtggaaaaattttgataggcgaaaATGTTtcggcagtgattcaaaagcggaggatgccttcgaaatgcaatgatccaggtatgtttaccttacccatctctattggtgatgcaaaaatcgagcatgctatgtgtgatttaggtgtgtcgataaatgtgttaccactgtctatatatAAGAaattagtaggggtaggcatggtggacacgaaagttgtgatccaattggcagataggtcatgcatttgtcctgaaggagtgcttaAGAATGTGATAATAAAGGTACATGATtacttgtacccagctgattttcatgtgattagaatgactgataatgagtctgcagagtctggcggagtacttttagggagacccttcttacgtaccgctaagactatcattgacgTCTTTGATGGTACCATCTgtcttgattataatggggagaaatatacatttagcatagacgaggcaatgaaaaaacctcttgacgttgaaaatttgcatgctatatgTTATTTACCCCTCGGttcaggaatatcttgagacaaaGTTAATACAGGAACAAATCAAGaattccgagatgagtcatgcaattgatagagaagtagctggttggtgtcaagcaatgaacacaagtgagttatcggatgatgagctagctgaagcgattctggaattTTGTGCAAACCCGGAGTTAGCTAGGTCAAGGAAAACACCTTATGTGGCAAGCCTAGACAATTCTACTGAGTCTAAGAAAGGAATAACATCTGAGTCTAcggagaaaaatcccttgccccaggaaaaagatgtccccaagaaagaattgaaaacgcTCCCACCTGGGCTTAAGTATGCATATCTGGAGGAGAATAAAAatttcccggtgattattaacagcagcttgaccgagggacaagaagaggaattgcTGAATGTAatcaggagaaacaagaaagtcattgggtggacgctctctgacttggttggaatcagtccagatatgtgcatgcatcacattcgtctagaagaaggagcaaaggcttgtagggacccgcaacgcaagttgaatccgaacatgagggaagaagtacTGAAGGAAGTgttgaagctgctatccctaggaatcatatattccatcCCAGACAGTGAATAggttagtccagtacatatggtaccaaagaagtcaggaatacagatggttaagaatgataaaaatgagttggtccccactcgacttgtctctgggtggaggatgtgtattgactaccggaagctgaatgaggctactaagaaggatcacttcccgttacctttcattgaccagatgttagAGAGGCTGctgggcaagcaatatttctgtttcctggacggatatagtgggtattttcaaatctatgtggatcccgaggaccaggagaagacaactttcacttgtccctttggaacgtatgcttacagaaggatgccgtttggtctgtgcaatgcaccaggcacttttcagcggtgtatgatgagtatcttctcggacctcctggaggattgcatcgagatttttatggatgacttcactgtgtacgggaattcatttgattcgtgtttggcaagtttggatatagtgctgaggaggtgtcaggagaagcatttggttttgaattttgagaaatgtcactttatggtccctgaaggaattgtcctagggcatgtggtatcggaaagaggcatacaagtagatcaagcaaaaatcaaTGTTATCTCAAAattgccttacccgacgaatcagaaagaagttagaGGATTCttagggcacgcaggattttataggagaTTTATAAGGGATTTTGCAaggattgctcaaccactcactcacttattgcataacgatgtggagtttgttttcgatgaggagtgcaaaaaaaCTTTTCAGCTGTTGAAGGATAGAttagtttctgctcccattatcagagcacccgactggaatctaccttttgaaatcatgtgtgatgcaagcgatTATGCGGTAGGAGCGGTGccaggtcaaagagttgatgggaaaaactacgtgattttttatgcatccaaaacactgaatcaagctcagaggaattatgataccaccgaaaaagaaatgctggcggtggtatactcatttaagaaatttcgcccgtacttaCTAGGGTCaaaggtgatcgttttcacagaccacgcaactattaagtacctgctggcgaagaaggagtgCAAACCCAGactaatccgttgggtgttacttttacaagaatttgattgggaggtgaaggataagaaaggaactgagaacaaggtggcggaccaccttagtcgtatttttcaaggggagaccgaggaagcaataccagatgcattcctagaggaacatttgtactatatGGAAGAATATCCTAGACCCATCAATTGGGAGAAGATCATGGCATTAACAGTTCCAGGAGATTCCGAGAGAGGAAAATGTCAGATAAatgctgagccatggttcgcagacctggcacactacttggtcactggagaggtgcccagttcgcaggaaatttcccgggcccagaggatgaagctcaaaagtgaagccaagtattatttctgggataacccgtatttgtggagaatgggggctgaccaagtaatccggaggtatATCctggagtgggaacagagggatgtgctgaatcattgccataccctagcgtgtggaggtcactttggacctaggaagactgcaagggaGGTGTTGGATAGCGgattttactggcctacattgcataaagatgctttcgagttttgtcagaactgtgagaggtgtcaacagaccgggggaatctccaggCGGGACGAAATGCCTCAGGTCCCAGTAATTGTATGTGAGATCTTCGAcgtctggggaatggacttcatgggtccgtttccGTCTTCTCACGGAAACACCTACGtacttgtggcagtggattatgtttcgaagtggatagaggcaaaagcgaCCACATCCTGTGAAGCTATAGAGGTAGCAAAGTTTCTTAGAGCCAACATCTTTAACccgtacggagtgcccagagctataatatctgacaatgggacgcatttccgcaaccggactattgaagctctaatgagaaagtacggagttcaccatcgcctttccacaccatatcatccgcaatcaaatgggcaagctTAAATATCGAACAGAGAAATCAAAGCGATTCTGGAGAAAACGgttaatccgtcaaggaagaactggagtaagagacttgATGACGCACTATGGGCATACATAACAGCATATAAAAcacccattggaatgtctccttacaggttagtactcgacaagatgtgtcacttgccggtgggaattgagcatAGGGCATACTGGGCAATCAAGGAGATCAATATGAACCCTCAAGCCTGTGAGGGGGAGACGAAACTGCAGCTCCAGGAGTTAGAAGAAGTGAGACTTGAGTCTTACGAGTCAGcgatgtggtataaggaaaaaaccaagttgtggcatgataagaatctccggatcaaggaactgcaagttgggcagaaagttctcttgttccaatcccggctcaagttaatgcccggtAAGTTAAaatccaaatggattgggccatacaatgttgtgagtctgcgtgcaaACGGAGCGGTAGAGATacagggaagttcttcaaactctactcctttccttgtcaatggtcatcgtgtgaaggtatttagggataactcggagctgtgtgtagtagacgaaatgccactacgtgCACTTCCTGATATCGCCTAATCGGTCTAGGAGGTGAGTGTTCTTAgggatttcctaggtccagtatccaagaagttttaccatgacctgacctaggaatcgtgagaacacttgaacacaatttgtaaatatttaattattttccttaaaacaagaaaacccaaacaaatcagaaaaaaataatcttccaaaaatattttcgaaataccagactccttgggaatgtttttgatattgtcatatcctagacctggggggtctggcgtttcattttttttaatttgatatctTTTTATGTGTAGTTCTGCAGAGAGTATCTACtggggcagggaattgaggagTGAAATATTGGAGGAAGTTGGCAcaggttcggatttcaaaaaaaCAGCTTTATGGGGAAACGTACGTGATAAGTCATATTCTAGGCcaaggttactggtcagtatgatgcgCATAAGtgaaatatatctgcaaaaatagttgtcaaagtgtgcaggttaagcgttctagccagtgGGGGAGTTTCGGAATGATTTAAGTgaaaaagggcgtcaggatgtcGCTATCCTGActagtatgcatgccaaaaggctcgagatggagaagaaggatagctgggaggATCAGCCGccagcaagggggcaaaagagtcattttatcgcctgaagtctaccctaaaaatcaagggaggcctccctatataaagaagccacttggagagagaagatCAGCACCGAGTAGTTAGAAGACTCCTaagcttagttagcaatctcttcGGCAGATCACCCCTTCAGCATTGTCTTTCGCatttctcgttcctcgccacagccatgatcacttgagaTCCAGAAGCTCCCGGAGTTCCACCCATCcacgttccagccagcaagatcttAGTTCAGAAGTTCCaccgcccggagtggcaaaacacttttattacgctttcgtagttaaatttacttgctttttgttccgttggatctttgttgcgtTTGATTTTCGCTGCTTTGAAGTACTCGTTGAAGACCCGAACATGTTTAGttctatgaagttgatttctgtTCAGTTTGTCGTATCGATTCCTTTCTTTCCTGCCTAGATAACTTAGGTTCAGCTGCATTAGTAATTTTTAAGTGTTACAAGCGTGTTTCATTCCCGATTGGTAGATCTGAGTTTAATAGTCTAGTTAACTTTTAGATTTCGgttctgaaatggttaagtgtggaaaccatgtttacgtgatttctgccaacttgcatgttgaccagtaggCGTAATTACGGTTTCAGTgtttgatcttttgatttgagatTTTAATTGGAGATCTGTTTgttgagttgttaatctgtgttttaatGGTGTTGAATCTGCTTGATAttttgattttagtttgtgtttgttagaGAAGACGATGTCCATATccaatgttggggaccactttgctttttagttacttttcgctttttgtcctttacttttctgcaTATACCATACAGATCTGACAGCCCAGCCACCCAACTACCACCTCTTTTCTCTGATATTTtttttagccttttatagtaaactagtactttccatatacCTCCTgaaaccatgttccccactttccacgtacacagctgtcTGTCCAACACCTctcccacctcctagtcagtagataCCTTTTTAAATTCCAGTCCAGATAAAGTCTCAACCcgaagcgtggtagctaaccaacccatCCGAAATATCACTCCAATAAtcttaacgcaccatctctgtgggattcgacccttgccaccactatactgatcagtagaagtggggttgaggattctttgaaaCCAGGTTCTAGGTAAGCTGAGGTTCTTATCCTGaacagtaggatatatccttgcttgaacgacacctgcGAACTTGTGcatctttcaaatggcgccgttgccggggatggatggcgttatttaCAGTTGTTGCGAGTGATACTTTGgagtatatattgtgtataatctttcttttatcttttcttttcggtttacgagaagcagttcggctcctgaccagtggagaccgaagatactccaGCGAGGAACCATATTCGTGACTACTCGTTCTGGCCTATCGACAGCTTTGTCTGACCTAGGtacgagtagcgacgaagagcagtacaccatagaaggaccaatacacgtggagataccactgttggaaggcaatccgGAAATGGCTGCCAACGTGGACGAAGATCCAGAAATCGGTACGCTGAAtacgcataccgaaggagaaccaccgcaagctatcgtgGTCACCCCTGGTCAGACtgcttgtgatgtgaagcctcatgtcatagcacttctacctacatactgcggaaaaagctatgaaggcccctacgaattccttcatgagttttgtaaaatttgtagggcgcagaggagaccagcaggggCAACCGAGGACGACTATAGGTTGAAAGCCTTGCTGTTCGTTCTTAAAGGAGAGGCGAACACATGGTTCATGCGACTGCCTCCTAATTCCATCGAGAGCTGAGCCGACTTCAAGTCAGTTTTCCTAGGAAATTTTTTCCCATCATCTAAGACGAGCGCATTGAAGAGAGAGATCACTAGTGTGAGGCAAGGATACGACGAGCCTTTGAGTGAAtattgggcgaagtatatgGGCCTTTTGGATGCGTGTCCCAACCATCACATGGCGGACATAGAGATACATCATGTCTTCTATGAGGGAATGAACAGGGCCACGAAAGATTTGGCGAACTCCTCATCGGGGGGAAGTTTCACACAGTTAAGGGTCAGTGAGGCAAAAAGGGTCCTAGGGAAACTGTTGAGCGCAAAGAAGGAATACGACAGCTCAAGAGATGAGTATAGCAGATAAAGAATTGCCAGTGCCTCTCCAATCTTCATTTTCTGGAAGAATGAATAGGGCATCAGGTTGATACTCGCCCCCAGATCACATAATGCTCTCCCTTCTTGACAATCTCCCACTATGCAAGAGATGGTAAAACTTCCTGGATCCTTCAGTTTAGCTGGAAACTTCTTCTGAATAATGGCGCTGCAGCTTTCAGTTAAATTCACCGTCTCATACTCCATCCATCTCCTCTTGTTGGAAACCACATCCTTCAGAAACTTGGCATACCTCGGCATCTGCTGTAGTGCCTCCACCAATGGGATGTTTATTTGCACCTTCCTAAATATATCAAAGAATCTCAAGAACTGTGCatctgtcttcttcttctgcacACGTTGAGGATAGGGAATCCTCACGTCAGTGGGAGTGTGAGCTGCTGCAGGTGGTGTAGGTAGAGTTGGGGCCACGTTCTCCTTAGGTGGGGAAGTAATATGTACTATCTCGGTCTCAACTTCCTCGACTAACTCCTCCTCTTCAGGTCCCTTTTCTGTTACTCTATCCTCTGATGGCATTGCAGGTCCATCATAACTTTTTCCACTCCTCAACTGCACAGCTTTGCAATCTTTGGGATTTATAATGGTGTTCGAAGGGAACTTTCCCGGTTGAGTAATAGTACTCACAGTCTGGGAAATCTGACTGATCTGCGTGTCGATGTTCTTCAAATGAGTGGCCATACTCTGCACATCTATCTCCACCTTCTCCATCCTTTGATTGTTTTGTTCCATTAGCTTATTGGACTGTAACATGAAAGATTTGAGTATGTCTTCCGTAGTCATCTTCTTCGGATCGTTAACCACTCCATTATTAACCGTGAACCCCGGGGGTGGTTGCAGAGCATTATTGGGGTTCCCATAAGAGAGATTGGGATGCCCCTTGTTCCCAGACTGATTATAACCTCCACCCTGAAAGTTGAGGCGTTGGTTATTGTAGTACCGGTTGTTGCCCCCTTGATTCACATAGTTAACGTCCTCCATATATCCTTGGGATTCTTGAGACGGGTGCCTCATTGCCATGCAGTCAAATTTCATAGTTAGCGCATCCAGCTTGTCGGATAGGGCGCTCATAGGATCATGATCTGTGGTGGACGCTACCCTATGCACCTCACTCCTTTCGTTGCTCCATCCTTCGTCATTAGATGCGAGTTCATCTATTAATTTCATGGCTTCATTTACTCCTTTCTTGAGAAAATTACCACCTGAGCTCAAGTTCAACTCCCTTTGTGCTTCAGGCACACAGCCCTTGAAAAATGTAATAACTTGGACTGTCGGGGTTAACCCATAGTTGGGACACCGTTTCATCAAAGATTTGAACCTCCCCCATGCATCTCTGATATTCTCTGTAGGAGTCATCTGCAATGCAATGATCTCGTGTTGTCTCTTTATAGCTTCACTAGGGGGgtagaatttctccaaaaaaATTTCCACCATAGCATCCCATGTTCTAATCGATCCGGGCTCCAAACTCTCCAACCAATCCTTTGCTGAATCCTTTAAAGAGAAAGGAAACAGCCTTAGGCGAACCTGCTCATCTGTCACTCCATTCATCTTTGTTGTGTTACAAATCTGGATGAACTTGGTGATATGCTTGTTAGTGTCGTCAGTGGATTTGCCCCTAAAAGCAATGTTCTCCACCATCTGGATTAGTTCTCTTTTCATCTCAAAGGTATTGGCCGCGATGTTGCTATGCACAGTTGGATTTGTCTGGCCTTGGTACACATATTGATTCTGCACAGGCACAGGTGGTCCACGGTTGACCTGTTGACGCAACTCCTCCAGCTGTCATAGAAGCTCAGCATAATTgggaggaggaggtggtggacCGTTGTTACCCCCTTCGTACTCCATCAGACTAGGAGAGACGGGATCAAATAGAATATGGTCCTGAACTGGTGATCGGATGGGTGAAAGATCCCTCTGATCTGAAGGTGCTCCTGTGCGGTTAGGCGACGAAGCTTGAATTTTCTGTGTGAGTCTCCTATAGGCGTTCCTCTTCCGGTTTGTTGCTTCGATCTCCGAATCGAAAGGTTCTAGAGGCAAGCCTTTAGAACGTGTGTGCATACACctgaacaagaaacacaaatgtgagaactcaaaaaaaaatataaaattaaaaataaagcaGGAAAGTCTGAAGTAGtaatcttgattattatcacgatatcaaGCTATATAACACAAAAATTGTCCCCatcaacggcgccaaaaacttgacttaactttattttacccaaataatacccgcaagtgtacggggttattgtagcaaatagcaagtaagagtatatcgtatcccacagagacaattaagtgtcaacctaagtaccacgaacaaatttcaactactatccagacgaTCAGAAATTTTGGTTTTAAGACTACCACTACTGAAAACAAGTAAATGCAAAGATTTAAATAGAACAATTAAACAAGAACGCAATTTAGCAAGTTGtgtaagatgatggagaaatatgcataattagaggatccgatgcacaactcatagcctaacccaattaacaccgatttaccatttaaagtctccagaattgttgaatcaatcacaattgtagattaaaccccctcccgggGTGAGAAATgtgtagattaggtgtaataagtgaagtccccttctaaatcttagacctaactcccaaaagtttgattagattaaagattccactcataatctcaactctcccgagttttattgaattaaggtgtgaattattcctctttcaagattcaatatttcatctcccgattactctaagaaatcctacactcccaattggtgatcaagcaattgataggaaaaagtaca
Encoded proteins:
- the LOC121779002 gene encoding uncharacterized protein LOC121779002, whose protein sequence is MVENIAFRGKSTDDTNKHITKFIQICNTTKMNGVTDEQVRLRLFPFSLKDSAKDWLESLEPGSIRTWDAMVEIFLEKFYPPSEAIKRQHEIIALQMTPTENIRDAWGRFKSLMKRCPNYGLTPTVQVITFFKGCVPEAQRELNLSSGGNFLKKGVNEAMKLIDELASNDEGWSNERSEVHRVASTTDHDPMSALSDKLDALTMKFDCMAMRHPSQESQGYMEDVNYVNQGGNNRYYNNQRLNFQGGGYNQSGNKGHPNLSYGNPNNALQPPPGFTVNNGVVNDPKKMTTEDILKSFMLQSNKLMEQNNQRMEKVEIDVQSMATHLKNIDTQISQISQTVSTITQPGKFPSNTIINPKDCKAVQLRSGKSYDGPAMPSEDRVTEKGPEEEELVEEVETEIVHITSPPKENVAPTLPTPPAAAHTPTDVRIPYPQRVQKKKTDAQFLRFFDIFRKVQINIPLVEALQQMPRYAKFLKDVVSNKRRWMEYETVNLTESCSAIIQKKFPAKLKDPGSFTISCIVGDCQEGRALCDLGASINLMPYSFFQKMKIGEALAILYLLYSSLELSYSFFALNSFPRTLFASLTLNCVKLPPDEEFAKSFVALFIPS